From the Labrus mixtus chromosome 17, fLabMix1.1, whole genome shotgun sequence genome, one window contains:
- the LOC132991887 gene encoding calcium/calmodulin-dependent protein kinase kinase 2 isoform X3: MFPCHVSPWPSAEPPASCGSHAAPPAQPAQPLPDLLCSCPAAPLNTHPETPSPDPMESLIVVTEYEPSRAPGDEEVEEMDSSETPEPTSSLTAHFRAPSCDLLSHTVSRSETLLPERGRLSLSDRKLSLQERSQTAASPCSSPGLNGRYIYPSLPYSPITSPHSSPRLSRRPTVESHSVSITDLQDCVQLNQYKLKDEIGKAMKVLSKKRLMRQAGFPRRPPPRGAKAGPVGPPQPKGPLERVYQEIAILKKLDHPNVVKLSEVLDDPSEDHLYMVFELVKQGAVMEVPTDKPFSEDQSRFYFQDLLRGIEYLHYQRIIHRDVKPSNLLVGEDGHIKIADFGVSNQFEGTDALLTSTVGTPAFLAPEALSETRKNFSGKALDVWAMGVTLHCFVFGVCPFMDERIVSLHQKIKTQPVELPEHADISDDLKDLLLKMLDKNPETRISIPQIKVHPWVTRHGAEPLPPEDDNCCMLIEVTEEEVENSVKHIPSLATVILVRTMLRKRSFGNPFDWARKEDRSSLSASGQTLTKGRAGKVRYCYIHCKQRRKQESGDGMKSMDLPYVGEDEALS; the protein is encoded by the exons ATGTTTCCTTGTCACGTCAGCCCCTGGCCCTCTGCTGAGCCGCCGGCCTCCTGCGGTAGTCATGCAGCACCTCCAGCACAGCCCGCGCAGCCTTTGCCAGATCTGCTGTGCAGCTGTCCCGCTGCACCTTTGAACACCCACCCTGAGACGCCTTCTCCAGACCCCATGGAGTCCCTCATCGTGGTCACGGAGTACGAACCCAGCAGAGCACCGGGAGATGAGGAG GTGGAAGAAATGGACAGTTCTGAGACGCCAGAGCCAACCTCCTCTTTGACTGCTCATTTCCGGGCTCCTTCCTGCGACCTGCTGTCCCACACAGTCAGCCGGTCAGAGACTCTGCTACCTGAAAGGGGAAGGTTAAGCCTGTCCGACCGGAAACTGTCCCTGCAGGAGCGCTCACAGACGGCAGCATCGCCCTGCAGCTCTCCTGGACTCAACGGGCGCTATATTTACCCATCGTTACCGTACTCCCCCATCACATCACCCCACTCCTCTCCACGTTTGTCTCGTCGGCCCACTGTGGAGTCCCACAGTGTTTCCATCACAGACCTCCAG GACTGCGTTCAACTCAACCAGTACAAGCTGAAAGATGAGATTGGAAAG GCGATGAAGGTGTTGTCCAAGAAGAGGCTGATGAGGCAGGCAGGTTTCCCAC GGAGACCTCCCCCTCGTGGAGCCAAAGCAGGCCCTGTGGGTCCCCCTCAGCCCAAAGGACCCCTGGAGCGGGTCTATCAGGAGATTGCCATCCTGAAGAAGCTGGACCATCCTAATGTTGTCAAACTATCAGAG GTTTTGGACGACCCCAGTGAGGACCATCTGTACATGG TGTTTGAGCTGGTCAAACAAGG GGCTGTGATGGAGGTGCCAACAGATAAACCCTTCAGCGAGGACCAGTCACGCTTTTACTTCCAAGATCTGCTCAGGGGAATCGAGTACT TACATTACCAGAGGATCATTCACAGAGACGTTAAACCCTCGAACCTGCTGGTGGGAGAAGATGGACACATCAAGATTGCAGACTTTGGAGTCAGTAACCAGTTTGAGGGAACAGATGCTCTCCTGACCAGCACGGTGGGAACGCCTGCTTTCCTCGCCCCTGAGGCGCTCTCTGAGACCAGAAAGAACTTCTCTGGCAAG GCTCTGGATGTTTGGGCCATGGGAGTGACGCTTCACTGCTTCGTCTTTGGAGTG TGTCCATTTATGGATGAGCGGATCGTCAGTCTCCATCAGAAAATCAAGACGCAACCTGTGGAGTTACCTGAACA TGCCGACATCTCTGATGATCTCAAAGATTTGttattgaaaatgttggacAAGAATCCAGAGACCAGAATATCAATCCCACAGATAAAG GTTCACCCATGGGTGACGAGGCATGGCGCTGAGCCTCTCCCTCCTGAGGACGACAACTGCTGTATGCTGATCGAGGTGAccgaggaggaggtggaaaatTCGGTGAAACACATCcccagcctggctacagtg ATCCTGGTGAGGACCATGCTGAGGAAGCGCTCCTTTGGGAACCCTTTCGACTGGGCTCGTAAAGAGGACCGTAGCAGTTTGAGTGCTTCAGGGCAAACGCTCAC GAAAGGCAGAGCAGGCAAAGTGAGATACTGCTACATTCATTGTAAGCAAAGAAG GAAACAGGAGAGCGGTGACGGCATGAAGAGTATGGACCTGCCCTATGTGGGGGAGGACGAGGCTCTTTCCTGA
- the LOC132991887 gene encoding calcium/calmodulin-dependent protein kinase kinase 2 isoform X4, whose amino-acid sequence MFPCHVSPWPSAEPPASCGSHAAPPAQPAQPLPDLLCSCPAAPLNTHPETPSPDPMESLIVVTEYEPSRAPGDEEVEEMDSSETPEPTSSLTAHFRAPSCDLLSHTVSRSETLLPERGRLSLSDRKLSLQERSQTAASPCSSPGLNGRYIYPSLPYSPITSPHSSPRLSRRPTVESHSVSITDLQDCVQLNQYKLKDEIGKGSYGVVKLAYNEDDNTYYAMKVLSKKRLMRQAGFPRRPPPRGAKAGPVGPPQPKGPLERVYQEIAILKKLDHPNVVKLSEVLDDPSEDHLYMVFELVKQGAVMEVPTDKPFSEDQSRFYFQDLLRGIEYLHYQRIIHRDVKPSNLLVGEDGHIKIADFGVSNQFEGTDALLTSTVGTPAFLAPEALSETRKNFSGKALDVWAMGVTLHCFVFGVCPFMDERIVSLHQKIKTQPVELPEHADISDDLKDLLLKMLDKNPETRISIPQIKVHPWVTRHGAEPLPPEDDNCCMLIEVTEEEVENSVKHIPSLATVILVRTMLRKRSFGNPFDWARKEDRSSLSASGQTLT is encoded by the exons ATGTTTCCTTGTCACGTCAGCCCCTGGCCCTCTGCTGAGCCGCCGGCCTCCTGCGGTAGTCATGCAGCACCTCCAGCACAGCCCGCGCAGCCTTTGCCAGATCTGCTGTGCAGCTGTCCCGCTGCACCTTTGAACACCCACCCTGAGACGCCTTCTCCAGACCCCATGGAGTCCCTCATCGTGGTCACGGAGTACGAACCCAGCAGAGCACCGGGAGATGAGGAG GTGGAAGAAATGGACAGTTCTGAGACGCCAGAGCCAACCTCCTCTTTGACTGCTCATTTCCGGGCTCCTTCCTGCGACCTGCTGTCCCACACAGTCAGCCGGTCAGAGACTCTGCTACCTGAAAGGGGAAGGTTAAGCCTGTCCGACCGGAAACTGTCCCTGCAGGAGCGCTCACAGACGGCAGCATCGCCCTGCAGCTCTCCTGGACTCAACGGGCGCTATATTTACCCATCGTTACCGTACTCCCCCATCACATCACCCCACTCCTCTCCACGTTTGTCTCGTCGGCCCACTGTGGAGTCCCACAGTGTTTCCATCACAGACCTCCAG GACTGCGTTCAACTCAACCAGTACAAGCTGAAAGATGAGATTGGAAAG GGCTCCTATGGTGTTGTCAAGCTGGCTTACAACGAGGACGACAACACATACTAT GCGATGAAGGTGTTGTCCAAGAAGAGGCTGATGAGGCAGGCAGGTTTCCCAC GGAGACCTCCCCCTCGTGGAGCCAAAGCAGGCCCTGTGGGTCCCCCTCAGCCCAAAGGACCCCTGGAGCGGGTCTATCAGGAGATTGCCATCCTGAAGAAGCTGGACCATCCTAATGTTGTCAAACTATCAGAG GTTTTGGACGACCCCAGTGAGGACCATCTGTACATGG TGTTTGAGCTGGTCAAACAAGG GGCTGTGATGGAGGTGCCAACAGATAAACCCTTCAGCGAGGACCAGTCACGCTTTTACTTCCAAGATCTGCTCAGGGGAATCGAGTACT TACATTACCAGAGGATCATTCACAGAGACGTTAAACCCTCGAACCTGCTGGTGGGAGAAGATGGACACATCAAGATTGCAGACTTTGGAGTCAGTAACCAGTTTGAGGGAACAGATGCTCTCCTGACCAGCACGGTGGGAACGCCTGCTTTCCTCGCCCCTGAGGCGCTCTCTGAGACCAGAAAGAACTTCTCTGGCAAG GCTCTGGATGTTTGGGCCATGGGAGTGACGCTTCACTGCTTCGTCTTTGGAGTG TGTCCATTTATGGATGAGCGGATCGTCAGTCTCCATCAGAAAATCAAGACGCAACCTGTGGAGTTACCTGAACA TGCCGACATCTCTGATGATCTCAAAGATTTGttattgaaaatgttggacAAGAATCCAGAGACCAGAATATCAATCCCACAGATAAAG GTTCACCCATGGGTGACGAGGCATGGCGCTGAGCCTCTCCCTCCTGAGGACGACAACTGCTGTATGCTGATCGAGGTGAccgaggaggaggtggaaaatTCGGTGAAACACATCcccagcctggctacagtg ATCCTGGTGAGGACCATGCTGAGGAAGCGCTCCTTTGGGAACCCTTTCGACTGGGCTCGTAAAGAGGACCGTAGCAGTTTGAGTGCTTCAGGGCAAACGCTCACGTAA
- the LOC132991887 gene encoding calcium/calmodulin-dependent protein kinase kinase 2 isoform X2, whose translation MFPCHVSPWPSAEPPASCGSHAAPPAQPAQPLPDLLCSCPAAPLNTHPETPSPDPMESLIVVTEYEPSRAPGDEEVEEMDSSETPEPTSSLTAHFRAPSCDLLSHTVSRSETLLPERGRLSLSDRKLSLQERSQTAASPCSSPGLNGRYIYPSLPYSPITSPHSSPRLSRRPTVESHSVSITDLQDCVQLNQYKLKDEIGKGSYGVVKLAYNEDDNTYYAMKVLSKKRLMRQAGFPRRPPPRGAKAGPVGPPQPKGPLERVYQEIAILKKLDHPNVVKLSEVLDDPSEDHLYMVFELVKQGAVMEVPTDKPFSEDQSRFYFQDLLRGIEYLHYQRIIHRDVKPSNLLVGEDGHIKIADFGVSNQFEGTDALLTSTVGTPAFLAPEALSETRKNFSGKALDVWAMGVTLHCFVFGVCPFMDERIVSLHQKIKTQPVELPEHADISDDLKDLLLKMLDKNPETRISIPQIKVHPWVTRHGAEPLPPEDDNCCMLIEVTEEEVENSVKHIPSLATVILVRTMLRKRSFGNPFDWARKEDRSSLSASGQTLTKQESGDGMKSMDLPYVGEDEALS comes from the exons ATGTTTCCTTGTCACGTCAGCCCCTGGCCCTCTGCTGAGCCGCCGGCCTCCTGCGGTAGTCATGCAGCACCTCCAGCACAGCCCGCGCAGCCTTTGCCAGATCTGCTGTGCAGCTGTCCCGCTGCACCTTTGAACACCCACCCTGAGACGCCTTCTCCAGACCCCATGGAGTCCCTCATCGTGGTCACGGAGTACGAACCCAGCAGAGCACCGGGAGATGAGGAG GTGGAAGAAATGGACAGTTCTGAGACGCCAGAGCCAACCTCCTCTTTGACTGCTCATTTCCGGGCTCCTTCCTGCGACCTGCTGTCCCACACAGTCAGCCGGTCAGAGACTCTGCTACCTGAAAGGGGAAGGTTAAGCCTGTCCGACCGGAAACTGTCCCTGCAGGAGCGCTCACAGACGGCAGCATCGCCCTGCAGCTCTCCTGGACTCAACGGGCGCTATATTTACCCATCGTTACCGTACTCCCCCATCACATCACCCCACTCCTCTCCACGTTTGTCTCGTCGGCCCACTGTGGAGTCCCACAGTGTTTCCATCACAGACCTCCAG GACTGCGTTCAACTCAACCAGTACAAGCTGAAAGATGAGATTGGAAAG GGCTCCTATGGTGTTGTCAAGCTGGCTTACAACGAGGACGACAACACATACTAT GCGATGAAGGTGTTGTCCAAGAAGAGGCTGATGAGGCAGGCAGGTTTCCCAC GGAGACCTCCCCCTCGTGGAGCCAAAGCAGGCCCTGTGGGTCCCCCTCAGCCCAAAGGACCCCTGGAGCGGGTCTATCAGGAGATTGCCATCCTGAAGAAGCTGGACCATCCTAATGTTGTCAAACTATCAGAG GTTTTGGACGACCCCAGTGAGGACCATCTGTACATGG TGTTTGAGCTGGTCAAACAAGG GGCTGTGATGGAGGTGCCAACAGATAAACCCTTCAGCGAGGACCAGTCACGCTTTTACTTCCAAGATCTGCTCAGGGGAATCGAGTACT TACATTACCAGAGGATCATTCACAGAGACGTTAAACCCTCGAACCTGCTGGTGGGAGAAGATGGACACATCAAGATTGCAGACTTTGGAGTCAGTAACCAGTTTGAGGGAACAGATGCTCTCCTGACCAGCACGGTGGGAACGCCTGCTTTCCTCGCCCCTGAGGCGCTCTCTGAGACCAGAAAGAACTTCTCTGGCAAG GCTCTGGATGTTTGGGCCATGGGAGTGACGCTTCACTGCTTCGTCTTTGGAGTG TGTCCATTTATGGATGAGCGGATCGTCAGTCTCCATCAGAAAATCAAGACGCAACCTGTGGAGTTACCTGAACA TGCCGACATCTCTGATGATCTCAAAGATTTGttattgaaaatgttggacAAGAATCCAGAGACCAGAATATCAATCCCACAGATAAAG GTTCACCCATGGGTGACGAGGCATGGCGCTGAGCCTCTCCCTCCTGAGGACGACAACTGCTGTATGCTGATCGAGGTGAccgaggaggaggtggaaaatTCGGTGAAACACATCcccagcctggctacagtg ATCCTGGTGAGGACCATGCTGAGGAAGCGCTCCTTTGGGAACCCTTTCGACTGGGCTCGTAAAGAGGACCGTAGCAGTTTGAGTGCTTCAGGGCAAACGCTCAC GAAACAGGAGAGCGGTGACGGCATGAAGAGTATGGACCTGCCCTATGTGGGGGAGGACGAGGCTCTTTCCTGA
- the LOC132991887 gene encoding calcium/calmodulin-dependent protein kinase kinase 2 isoform X1: MFPCHVSPWPSAEPPASCGSHAAPPAQPAQPLPDLLCSCPAAPLNTHPETPSPDPMESLIVVTEYEPSRAPGDEEVEEMDSSETPEPTSSLTAHFRAPSCDLLSHTVSRSETLLPERGRLSLSDRKLSLQERSQTAASPCSSPGLNGRYIYPSLPYSPITSPHSSPRLSRRPTVESHSVSITDLQDCVQLNQYKLKDEIGKGSYGVVKLAYNEDDNTYYAMKVLSKKRLMRQAGFPRRPPPRGAKAGPVGPPQPKGPLERVYQEIAILKKLDHPNVVKLSEVLDDPSEDHLYMVFELVKQGAVMEVPTDKPFSEDQSRFYFQDLLRGIEYLHYQRIIHRDVKPSNLLVGEDGHIKIADFGVSNQFEGTDALLTSTVGTPAFLAPEALSETRKNFSGKALDVWAMGVTLHCFVFGVCPFMDERIVSLHQKIKTQPVELPEHADISDDLKDLLLKMLDKNPETRISIPQIKVHPWVTRHGAEPLPPEDDNCCMLIEVTEEEVENSVKHIPSLATVILVRTMLRKRSFGNPFDWARKEDRSSLSASGQTLTKGRAGKVRYCYIHCKQRRKQESGDGMKSMDLPYVGEDEALS; encoded by the exons ATGTTTCCTTGTCACGTCAGCCCCTGGCCCTCTGCTGAGCCGCCGGCCTCCTGCGGTAGTCATGCAGCACCTCCAGCACAGCCCGCGCAGCCTTTGCCAGATCTGCTGTGCAGCTGTCCCGCTGCACCTTTGAACACCCACCCTGAGACGCCTTCTCCAGACCCCATGGAGTCCCTCATCGTGGTCACGGAGTACGAACCCAGCAGAGCACCGGGAGATGAGGAG GTGGAAGAAATGGACAGTTCTGAGACGCCAGAGCCAACCTCCTCTTTGACTGCTCATTTCCGGGCTCCTTCCTGCGACCTGCTGTCCCACACAGTCAGCCGGTCAGAGACTCTGCTACCTGAAAGGGGAAGGTTAAGCCTGTCCGACCGGAAACTGTCCCTGCAGGAGCGCTCACAGACGGCAGCATCGCCCTGCAGCTCTCCTGGACTCAACGGGCGCTATATTTACCCATCGTTACCGTACTCCCCCATCACATCACCCCACTCCTCTCCACGTTTGTCTCGTCGGCCCACTGTGGAGTCCCACAGTGTTTCCATCACAGACCTCCAG GACTGCGTTCAACTCAACCAGTACAAGCTGAAAGATGAGATTGGAAAG GGCTCCTATGGTGTTGTCAAGCTGGCTTACAACGAGGACGACAACACATACTAT GCGATGAAGGTGTTGTCCAAGAAGAGGCTGATGAGGCAGGCAGGTTTCCCAC GGAGACCTCCCCCTCGTGGAGCCAAAGCAGGCCCTGTGGGTCCCCCTCAGCCCAAAGGACCCCTGGAGCGGGTCTATCAGGAGATTGCCATCCTGAAGAAGCTGGACCATCCTAATGTTGTCAAACTATCAGAG GTTTTGGACGACCCCAGTGAGGACCATCTGTACATGG TGTTTGAGCTGGTCAAACAAGG GGCTGTGATGGAGGTGCCAACAGATAAACCCTTCAGCGAGGACCAGTCACGCTTTTACTTCCAAGATCTGCTCAGGGGAATCGAGTACT TACATTACCAGAGGATCATTCACAGAGACGTTAAACCCTCGAACCTGCTGGTGGGAGAAGATGGACACATCAAGATTGCAGACTTTGGAGTCAGTAACCAGTTTGAGGGAACAGATGCTCTCCTGACCAGCACGGTGGGAACGCCTGCTTTCCTCGCCCCTGAGGCGCTCTCTGAGACCAGAAAGAACTTCTCTGGCAAG GCTCTGGATGTTTGGGCCATGGGAGTGACGCTTCACTGCTTCGTCTTTGGAGTG TGTCCATTTATGGATGAGCGGATCGTCAGTCTCCATCAGAAAATCAAGACGCAACCTGTGGAGTTACCTGAACA TGCCGACATCTCTGATGATCTCAAAGATTTGttattgaaaatgttggacAAGAATCCAGAGACCAGAATATCAATCCCACAGATAAAG GTTCACCCATGGGTGACGAGGCATGGCGCTGAGCCTCTCCCTCCTGAGGACGACAACTGCTGTATGCTGATCGAGGTGAccgaggaggaggtggaaaatTCGGTGAAACACATCcccagcctggctacagtg ATCCTGGTGAGGACCATGCTGAGGAAGCGCTCCTTTGGGAACCCTTTCGACTGGGCTCGTAAAGAGGACCGTAGCAGTTTGAGTGCTTCAGGGCAAACGCTCAC GAAAGGCAGAGCAGGCAAAGTGAGATACTGCTACATTCATTGTAAGCAAAGAAG GAAACAGGAGAGCGGTGACGGCATGAAGAGTATGGACCTGCCCTATGTGGGGGAGGACGAGGCTCTTTCCTGA
- the snrpd3l gene encoding small nuclear ribonucleoprotein D3 polypeptide, like: MSIGVPIKVLHEAEGHIVTCETNTGEVYRGKLIEAEDNMNCQMSNITVTYRDGRVAQLEQVYIRGSKIRFLILPDMLKNAPMLKSMKNKNQGSGAGRGKAAILKAQVAARGRGRGGMGRGNIFQKRR; the protein is encoded by the exons atgtCGATCGGCGTGCCCATCAAGGTCCTGCATGAAGCAGAGGGACACATTGTGACCTGTGAAACCAACACTGGAGAGGTGTACAGGGGAAAGCTGATTGAGGCTGAGGACAACATGAACTGCCAG ATGTCAAACATAACAGTCACTTATCGTGATGGCCGGGTGGCACAGTTGGAGCAGGTCTACATCCGTGGCAGCAAAATCCGATTCCTGATCTTACCTGACATGTTAAAGAATGCTCCTATGTTAAAGAGTATGAAGAATAAGAACCAGGGATCTGGTGCAGGAAGGGGCAAGGCAGCTATTCTCAAAGCACAAG TGGCTGCAAGGGGTCGGGGTCGTGGAGGAATGGGAAGAGGCAACATCTTCCAGAAGAGGCGATAA